The segment CTTATGCAGCCGACCCATATTGGACTAATCCCAACTTAGGTGGATCAGTTGATCCCTTTAATCGAACAAGTTGGTGGAATGCGAATTCAAACACTCCACTATCTTCAACAAATAATACGATCACATCTAACCCCTGGAGTTATACAACCAACGCACCCATTTGGGATTCAACGGGCCCCGGTGGATCATCAGGATGGGGAGACCCGTCAATAACTGGCAGCGATACATACGGGTTATATGGAGCTTGGAACTCAAACAGTGTTTCAAAACAAACTGATGTACCTTGGATGAAATTTATCAGACTCAGTGGAGTACTCGATAAAAACTATAATGCAATCATACAAGTACTCAGACAACAAAGTGGCTATGAAGATGATGATCTTATCGCCGATAAAATTATTAGCGACGGTGGTAGATTTGCCGCAATGGTTGGTGCTTCTGGTTCTTTAATCACCTCCCTTTTGAATCTTGCACTAAACCCAAACCCACAAAATAATGCTGGAGCTCCTGCGAATACTGATTTTGGAAATCTCATTACCTATTTAGGAATTGCACCAGAAGCAGCAATACTGGCCATTCGTCAGATATCAATGGTTATGACTTTAGCAGCACTTTACGGCGAACTCCCAGCAGAAGATGAAGATCGTATCGCTGTAGCTTCTGTACCGTTTGGTGTGTCTTTAGGAATTACAACAGCAAATAAAGTACTCACGCAAATGCTCGTGAAAAGATTTATGGCAAAACAAGTTGTCGTAGAAATCGGGAAAATTGCCGCCGCTCAAGCTGCATCCCAAGTTGCCATTACAACTGGAGCAGAAATTATCGGTATGGCTGTAGCAACACAAGCTGCCGCCGGAGTTACAAGCCGTGTAGCCACGGGTAAATTTGCAAAACTTGTAAAGTTTTTTGTTCCACCTCTGGTGATGGCATTAAAAGCTATCACAGCTGGGGCACTTGATTACGGATCAACCACTATCATTGGTCGCAATGCAAAAAACTATTATAGAAAAGCTGAGCTTGCCCATAAATCAAAATCAATCTTGGCCATCAAGAGCGAATCTAAAGCTAAACATGCTTTGTGGTTGGTATTGTCTCGTGATGTGTTCCCCGTCATGGTGGAAGATGCTACTAGAGCGGGTCTAAAAATTTCAGCACTCGACGATACTAAACGCTTTGCTGCCATTTTAGATAAAGCGGTTCCGTTAGTAGTAAACGAGCGTTGGAATGAATATGAAACAATGATGAACGATTATAATGCAAATATTCTCCCAGCATCTGCAAATCAACCCGCGCGCTCAGTAATTATTGATGAATATCTTTTGGCCCTTGGAAAAGATTGGGATCTTCACGCTAAACTTTATCTTGTTCAAATCGTAATGGCCGGAATGCTCATGAAAGGTGGACTCACTTATCATGACAACCAAGTCCTTGACACTATGGCGATTGAGCTTCGTTTATACCCACCCCCAAAAGTTGAACTTTCTCAATTTAAGCCAAATGATCCACGCATCGATGCACGCGGGCGTTACTTGCAACTCAAACGACGTATGCAAGAATCAGTGGCTCAAGCTGAAAATATGAAAGCGGCAAAAAGAATTAAGAACAAAGATATTCCTACACCAATTCGCAATTTCTCAGGTGGTCAGCTTTTACTTGAATTTATCCAAATCGATAAAATCGTAAGGGCATGTGAAAACCGCCCATCTACAGGGGAAATTGATCTTTGCATTGGTGATGAAATAGCAAAGTCAGCTGCAAAACCTTACTGATTTTATTTTTCTTTAGATTCGGCCCAGAGATCTTTTAGCTTTTTATGAACTGCTATTCCTTGCTCGCTTCGAGGGACATAACGATGTCCTTCGAGGCTCGCAAGAACTTTGCTCATAGTGACACGAGCTTTAGGAACAGCAAGATGAAAGCGCCATTGATTTAGAAAACCAACGCTTGAACGAATAATCCAACCACCTTGTTCTAAAAAATCAACATGCGGCATGAGTTCACGCATGGGTATTTTCATACTTCGAAGCATATCATTAATGGCAAGCCCCCCCCGCGGCTCCTCTTGTGTGCGAGCGAGTTCTTCTAAGATATCAACAATCACAAATGGGTTTAGACGATCTTCTAAATTAAACCGATAGGGAATATGATGCCTTCGAAATTGGAAGTAACAACAAAGCTCTGCACCGAACAGTACAATGAGCCAAACGACATAGAGCCAAATTAAAAAAATCGGAAATATCGCAAGTGATCCGTATACAGAATTTTTTGCAATAGCGTTAGCGGCGTATGAAGCATAGAGAAGTTTTGCCAATTCAAATACTAAGCCTGTAATACCACCCGCTTTGAGTGCATCCCACTTATTCACACTCACATTGGGCATAAATAAGAATAAACCTGAAAATAAAAGTCCGCTTATTAAATAAGGTGTAAGAGCTGCGCCCCAGAGAAGTACTTGGCTAATGGCCCCACTATCGTCTTCAAGCCACACCAAGGCCTTTGAACTCATACCGATGGACACGGCTAAAAGCATGGGCCCTATGGTGAGAAGACTCCAATAAGTTGTAATGCGTTTACCTAGAGAGCGCGCGTCTTTTACTCCCCAAATGAGATTAAAAGTTTTTTCAATTGTCGCCAAAGTTGAAATGCTGGTGATAATAAAACCGATAATACCAAAAACCCCAATGGCTCCGGCATGAACGTTGGTTAAGAACTGTGTTAGATAATTTGAAATTTGATCGCTAAAAGAAGGGGCTAGATTTTGCTCAATGAGTGGTAAAA is part of the Oligoflexia bacterium genome and harbors:
- a CDS encoding YihY family inner membrane protein; the encoded protein is MNTAAIKQFWKKSQQDLIFTQATALAYTTLLSLVPVLAVAFFLFKAFGGFESLQAKLLPLIEQNLAPSFSDQISNYLTQFLTNVHAGAIGVFGIIGFIITSISTLATIEKTFNLIWGVKDARSLGKRITTYWSLLTIGPMLLAVSIGMSSKALVWLEDDSGAISQVLLWGAALTPYLISGLLFSGLFLFMPNVSVNKWDALKAGGITGLVFELAKLLYASYAANAIAKNSVYGSLAIFPIFLIWLYVVWLIVLFGAELCCYFQFRRHHIPYRFNLEDRLNPFVIVDILEELARTQEEPRGGLAINDMLRSMKIPMRELMPHVDFLEQGGWIIRSSVGFLNQWRFHLAVPKARVTMSKVLASLEGHRYVPRSEQGIAVHKKLKDLWAESKEK